AATGGTTGTATATCGGCGGGTCTCCGGGTTGAACCAGATTTCATGGCTTCCTGCTGCCTGCCTGTGGAAGTTGAAGCCAAATTGGCGCAACCGGTGAACCGTCTCACGGTACGTGAATCCGCCAAGCCGACCCATGTCAGGATGCGACGATTAAGGGATAATCGAACGATTCTGCAATCTGGCATGTCTCGGTCTGTTCTGTTTGCGCTTCCAACAGTTTTCGACAGACATCGCGTGCAATTTCAAGCGTCTCACTTGCCGTGCGACCTTGGGCAACAAGTCCCTGAATATCGTCCGACGTTGCAAGATAAACGCCTTCAGGCAGTTTTTCAATGTGGATGTTGATCATGCGTTCCATGCTGGTTCTCGTGTATAAGACAATAACGATGTGACTGATTTTTTCTGAAAGAATATAGACAATGGCAAGTACATTTTCAAACACCGTTCATCTATGAGTTGACAACCTTGCGAAGGTTATGCTAAATCTATGATTCAATTTTTTTACAAGAGAACCTTCCATGCCTGCGGTTTACAACTCGTAGAGCAGGCAGGCGCAAGGTTACACTTTCTAACACGGAGCGGGACAGAACTAGTACTCCTTGGTTTAGGGAAGAGATTGTTACTGTTTCGCTCCGGGATTTTTGAAAACAAACAACAAATGTGCGACTCACTTTTTCAAACAGATAAATCAAAAGATTGAGAGTATTGAAAAATTTACACAAAGAAGTGAGTCGCACATATCACTAATTCACTATTCACTAATTAACCAAAAATATATGGAGTTACTATGAAAAGTATTCTTACATTTTTACTAACGCTTT
The genomic region above belongs to Ignavibacteriota bacterium and contains:
- a CDS encoding type II toxin-antitoxin system HicA family toxin translates to MGRLGGFTYRETVHRLRQFGFNFHRQAAGSHEIWFNPETRRYTTIPNHTGDIPEGTLRAILKQANIRPDDFLVA
- a CDS encoding DUF1902 domain-containing protein, with product MERMINIHIEKLPEGVYLATSDDIQGLVAQGRTASETLEIARDVCRKLLEAQTEQTETCQIAESFDYPLIVAS